The genomic window GGTAAGACGCGCGACGAATTCCACGAAACTCGCCACGCTCGCGGTGCGCAGCGGCGCATATTCGACGCCGTGCCGCTCGCAGACGCGCTTCAGCGTGTTCATCGAATCGTGATCGATGCAATCGACGGGGAACAGCACGACATCCGCGTTCGGCAACGCCGCGGCCAGCAGGCCCTTGCGATCCTCGACGCCGCCGTCGTGCACGATCAGCTCGCCGCCCGCCGCTTCCGCCAGCGACTTCAGCACCGCATTCGAATTCGGCCGCCCGCCGACATACACGATCCGCTTGCCGCTCAGCCATGCCACGGCGCGGCGGCGCGCATCGGGCTGCGTGTTGGACTGAGCGTTGAACTGAGCGTTGTACTGAGCGGCGGCATCGAGCGTCGCGCGTTCCAGCGCCGCGCATTCCGCCTGCACGATCTTCAACAGCGCCTGCGCGTCGCCGAGTTGATTGCGCAGCGCGCGCGTCCGTTCTCCGTCTTGCTGCGCGCGCTGCTCGGCGGCTTCTCGACGGCTCGTGTGCAGCGCGAGACGACGCTCGCCGTCGTCGATCTTGTCGCGCAGACGCTCGACTTCGGCCGCAAGCTGCGCAGTCGATAAATCCGGCTTGCGCTCCGCGAGCGCGGCAAGCTGAAGCGCGTGCTCGTTTGCTTGCCTCAGGGAAGCATCGCGCTCGGCGCTCAGTTCGAGCAGGCGCGCTTGTTGCCGTTCGAGCTTGTCCCGGAGTGCCTGATTGTCCGCTTCGAGCGCGACGAGCCGGCGAATGTCCGCGCGATTCGCCGCGCCGACCAGATGCGACAGCATATGCAGTTCGCCGAACGCCGACTGACGCACTTCGATGCTCGCGTGCGGATGCGACATCACGGCCCAGTAAGCAGGCGGGATATCGCCGGATTTGAGCGCGTCGTTCCATAGATCGAGCAGCGCTTCGCTATCGCGCGCGGCCTCGAAACGGCGGATCGCGCCCGAGTAACGCTCGTCGAGCGCCTTGTTGAGCGCCTTCGCGCCCGCGCCGCCCGCGATCGCCAGTTCGACCGCCGCGTGGTGAATCTCCAGATCGCTCGCGTGATAGCGGTCGAGATCGGTGAACTTCGGCACGAGCTTGCGCAACTCGCCCGTGCTCAGACATGTGCCGATGATCGAGCAATGCAGATGCGAATCGAGTTCGGCCAGGCGCGCTCGACGTCGCGACGTGCGCAAGTCGGCCTCGGTCGGCTGGCAGCAGGCGTCGCGATGCCCGAGAGCATTCGTGCGCGCAAGTTGAAACGGCGGGGTCTGCATGATCACCTCGTGCTCGATCGGCTGGGCCGGAAGGCGCGCGGGTTGCGTTCTCGCGCCGGGGTCTGGTCGTTCGATTTCCGTCTCGCAATATACCACCGAATATAACGATGACGGCAACACGCGCCGATGCGTGAGCCGGCTCCCGCGCGCGCGCCACGGACAGAGCGTATCCTACGACTTCGGCGCGGCGGACCGGCCGCTTGAGCCTCGCCCCGACGCCCGCTTTCGATATGACGTTTCCGTTCGCCGGACACTCCCATCGCTAAAAACGCTCACAAGGAGAATCTGAATGGCCAGGGTTGAAGTCAAGGTTCCGCAGCTTTCCGAGTCCGTCACCGAAGCGACGATGTTGCCGTGGAAGAAGAAAGCGGGCGACGCGGTGGCGCAAGACGAAATCCTCGTCGAACTGGAAACGGACAAGGTCGTGCTCGAAGTGCCCGCGCCCGGCGCCGGCACGCTGGCGGAAGTGGTGAAGAAGGAAGGCGATATCGTCCATGCGGGCGAAGTGATCGCGATCATCGACACCGAGGCGAAGGCAGCCGCTCAGGCGCCCGCGCCTGCTGCTGCGACTGCTGCGCCTGCTGCTGAAAAGCCCGCCGCCCAGCCCGCAACGGCACCCGCCGCCGCTTCAACTCCCGCTCCCGCTCCCGCCACCGCGTCAGCCGAAAAAGCCGACTTCGATGTGATCGTGATCGGCTCCGGCCCCGGCGGCTATATCGCCGCGATCCGTGCCGCGCAACTCGGCAGGAAGGTCGCGTGCGTCGAGGAATGGATCAACCCGGCCGGCAAGCCGAAACTCGGCGGCACGTGTCTGAATGTCGGCTGTATTCCGTCGAAGGCGCTGCTCGCGTCGTCGGAGAAATTCGAAAGCGCCAAGCTGCATTTTGTCGATCACGGCATCGGCATGGACAATCTTTCGGTCGATATCGGCAAGATGGTCGGGCGCAAGGAAGCGATCGTCGAGAAGATCACGGGCGGCGTCGAATTTCTGTTTCGCAAGAACAAGATCACCTGGCTCAAGGGTCACGGCAAGCTCACGGGCAAGGCCGGCGGCAATTTCAAGATCGACGTGAGCGGCGACGGCAAGACCGAAAGCCACACCGCGCAACACGTGATCATCGCGACGGGCTCGAAAGCGCGGCATCTGCCGAACGTGCCGGTCGACAACAGAATCGTCTCCGACAACGAAGGCGCGCTCGCTTTCGATGCCGTACCGAAGAAGCTCGCCGTGATCGGCGCCGGCGTGATCGGGCTGGAGTTGGGTTCGGTGTGGCGCAGGCTCGGCGCGGAAGTGACGATCCTCGAAGCGCTGCCCGAATTCCTCGGCACGACCGACGCCGCGCTGCAAAAGGAAGCCGCGAAGCTCTTCAAGAAACAGGGTTTGACGATCCATCTCGGCGTGAAAATCGACGGCGTGAAGACCACGGATTCGAGCGTTTCGATTTCCTATAAGGACAAGGACGGCAACGCGCAGACGCTGGACGCGGACCGCCTGATCGTGTCGATCGGCCGCGTGCCGAACACGGACGATCTCGGGCTCGATTCCATCGGCCTGGCAGCGGACGAGCGCGGCTTCATTCCCGTCGACGGTCATTGCGCGACAAAAGTCCCGAACGTCTATGCGATCGGCGATGTCGTGCGCGGCCCGATGCTCGCGCACAAGGCGGAGGACGAAGGCGTGCTGGTGGCGGAAATCATCGACGGGCAGAAGCCGCACATCGACTACAACTGCATTCCGTGGGTGATCTACACGCACCCGGAAATCGCGTGGGTCGGGCAGACGGAGCAGGCACTGAAGGCCGAAGGCCGCGAGATCAAGGCCGGCCAGTTTCCGATGCTCGCGAACGGCCGCGCGATGGGCATGGGCGAGACGGACGGCTTCATCAAGGTAATCGCCGACGCGAAAACCGACGAGATTCTCGGCGTGCACATCATCTCGGCGAACGCGTCGGATCTGATCGCGGAAGCCGTGGTCGCGATGGAGTTCAAGGCGGCGTCGGAGGATATCGGGCGGATTTGCCATCCGCATCCGTCGCTTTCGGAAGTGATGCGGGAGGCGGCGCTTGCCGTGGACAAGCGCGCGTTGAATATTTAAACCCGCCTCGGCATCCACACCCGCAATAGCGAGTAAAGCCGGTCGATGTCGATCGGCTTCGCCAGATAATCGCTCGCGCCCGCCGCGAGACATTGTTCCTGATCGTCCTTCATCGCCTTCGCCGTGATCGCGATGACCGGCAGCTTGCGAAAGCGCGCGTCCTCGCGGATGCGCCGCGTCGCTTCGAGTCCGTCCATGCCGGGCATCATCACGTCCATCAGCACGATGTCGATGTCCGGATTCTTGTCGAGCGTTTCGATCGCCTCGAAGCCGTTGCGGCCGATCTCCACCTTCAGCCCCTGATGCTCCAGCGCACTCGATAGCGAGAAGATGTTGCGGATGTCGTCATCGACAAGCAGCACGCGGCGGCCGTCGAGCACGCGGTCGCGGGCGCGCGAAACGTGCAGCATCGCCTGACGGTCGGCGGACAAATCGGTCTCGACCTTGTGCAGAAACAGCGTCACTTCATCGAGCAGACGCTCCGGCGAGCGCGCGCCCTTGATGATGATCGACTGCGAGTAACGCATCAGTTCCGCTTCCTCTTCATGCGTGAGCGTGCGGCCCGTGTAGACGATCACCGGCGGAAACGAATAGGTGTCGATGCCGGCCATCCGGCGCAACAGGTCGCCGCCCTGCATGTCGGGCAGCTTCAGGTCGATGATCATGCAATCGAAGATCGTCGTCTTCAGCAATTCGAGCGCGTCGCGGCCAAACTCGACCGGCGTGATCTCCACGTCCGTGTCGCTGATCAGCTCGACGATGCTCTGACGCTGGCGCGCGTCGTCTTCCACCAGCAGCACGCGCTTGATCTTCTGGCTGCTCTTTTCTTCGAGACGCTGGAAGATCGACATCAGTTGCTCGCGCGTGGTCGGCTTGACCGCGTAGCCGATCGCGCCCAGATGCAGTGCTGCGTCGCTGCGGTCCGACGCCGACACGACATGCACTGGAATGTGCCGCGTCTTCGGGTTCGCCTTCAGTTCCTGCAGCAGCACGAGCCCTGAGCGGTCCGGCAGGCCGATATCGAGCAGGATCGCGTTCGGCGCGCGTTCTTGCGCGAGCTTTTGCGCCTCGCTCGCCGTGCCGCTCACGATGCAGCGATAGTTCAGCTCGTGCGCCTGATCGAGCAGCACTTGCGCGAAGGCCGGTTCGTCTTCGATCACGAGCACGAGGCGGCGGCCGGTCGTGGTGTCGTCGCGATCGTCGTCGATCACGTGGATGACTTCGATCTTTTCCGCCGGCTTTTCATCTACGACGATCGGTGCTGACGCCTCGATGTTCGCCGCAGGCAACGCGGCCAACGACGATTCCGGATCGTAGACGGCGGGCATCGTCAGCGTGAAGGTACTGCCCGCGCCCTGCGTGCTGCGCAGCGCGATCTCGCCGCCGAGCAGATGCGCGAGGCTGCGCGAGATCGACAAGCCGAGACCCGTGCCGCCGTAGTGACGGCTCGTGGTGCCGTCGGCTTGCTGGAACGCCTCGAAGATCGCGGCCTGCTGGTCCGGCGCGATGCCGATGCCCGTATCGGTCACGACGAACTGCACCGCGCCCTCGCCCGCGCATTTGAGCGTGAGCGTGACCGCACCCGCATCCGTGAACTTGACCGCGTTCGACAGCAGGTTCTTCAGGATCTGTTCGAGCCGACGGAAATCGGTCGTGAGACTCGGGTATTCGTCGATCTCGTTGCGGATATCGAGGCGGAGCTTTTTCTGTCGCGCGAGCGGCTCGAACGTGCGCGCGAGCGAATCCATGATCCGCTGCAAGGGCACGTCCTCGATATGCAGATCGAGCTTGCCCGCTTCGACCTTCGAAAGATCGAGGATGTCGTTGATCAGGTTGAGCAGGTCGTTGCCCGCCGAATAGATGGTCTGCGCGTACTTGACCTGATCGACCGTGAGATTGCCGTGCTTGTTTTCGGACAGCAGCTTCGCGAGGATCAACGAGCTGTTCAGCGGCGTGCGCAACTCGTGCGACATGTTCGCCAGAAACTCCGACTTGTAGCGGCTCGCGCGCTGCAACGCATCTGCGCGCTGTTCGAGTTCGCCCTGCGCGCTGTTGAGCGCGGCGTTGCGCTCGTCGAGCACACGCGCCTGTTCGGCGAGCTGGTCGTTCGTCTGTTCGAGTTCCGACTTCTGATTCGCGAGATAAGCCTGCGCCTGCGAGAGCGCCGTGGTCTGCTGCTCCAGTTCCTCGTTGGTCGTGCGCAGTTCTTCCTGCTGCATCTGCAACTCTTCGTTCAGTTGCTGCGTCTCGTCGAGCACACGTTGCAGGCGCTCGCGATACTGCGCCGCCTCGACGAAATCGCCGATATTGCCCGACACCGCGCTCAAAAACTGCTGATCGCGGTCTGTGAGCGTGTGCATGGCGCCGAGTTCGATCGCGCCGTTCGTCTGGCCTTCGTTTTCGATCGGCACGATGACGAGACTTGCGGGCGCGCTTGCGCCGAGCGCGGACGTCACCTTCCAATAGTCCGACGGCACGGCGTTCACGCTCGTCAGCTTGCGCGCATGCACCGCCTGCCCGACGAGGCTCTTCACGCCCGCGAGCGAATCCGGAACGGTCGCGCCCGCCGGATCGAAGCCGAAGCTCGCGGTGCGCTTCAATGCGCCATCGGTGTCGCGCACGTAGAACGCGCCGAGCGAAACCTTCAGGTAATCGGAGAGGAAATCGAGGATGGTCTGGCACAGCTGATCAAGCGATTGCCGGCCGATCACGCGCTCGGCGAGTTGCGTCTGCCCTTCGCGCAGCCACGCCTGCTCCTGCAGCGCGCGCGTCTGCCGTTCCTGTTCGTCAATCGCGGCGCCAAATGCGCCGGACAGGCCCATCAACTCGCGACGGCCGAACACGGCGAGCGTCACCGAAAGCGTGAGACTCAGGACCAGAAACACCACGACGATGATGGTCGTCAGCCGCGTCGCCGATTCCACGCGCTCGAGCCGCAGCGTCTGCTCGATGTTGAGGAACGCGGCCAGTTCGCGCTCGGTTTCGGCGCGCTCCGGTCCACCGCGGCCCGCGCGCACGAGCTCGGCGGCATCATGACCGTTGCGGCGCGCATCCAGCAGATTGTCGGCGACCTTGTCCCATTGCGCCTGCAGCGCACGGATGCGGATCAGGCGATCCACTTGCGGCGCGTTGTCCTTGACGAGTTCGGCGAGCGTGTCGATATCGGCGGAGAGCTTCGGCTTCGCGGTATCGAAGGGCGCGAGGAAGGCTTCGTCGCCGGTGATCAGGAAGCCGCGAATCGCGCTTTCCTTCTCGCTGACGAGCCGCCCGATCTCCTGCGCGTTGCCGATTACGCGCTCCGAATGCTCGACCCAGTTGATTCCCGAAAGCAGATACAGCACGAGCGCGACGAACGCGACCGCCGTGACGACGCCCGTGCCGAGCGGCAGCGCGATGTTGCGAAAGAGAATGCGACGAAAGCTGGCCTCGTCGACACCGGACTGCAAGGGCATAGACAGCTCCGAATAAGCGTGAGAAGTGCGCGCCGGGCCGGGTCTCGATTGAGCCCGCGCAAAGGCGCAGTCCCGCTGGTTTGTGATTATTTTTTGCGATGCAGCCGGTGCGCATCATAACCGCTTTGCCCACGCACGGCGGACGTCGGATGTGCTCGCGAAGGGTAGCACTGTATCGCTTTACGGCACGGACGTTCAGATACTTTCGCTCCGCTGAACGAATGCGCGCTGCGCCTTACAATGGACGCGCGGCACGCATGCCGCGCCGGCCACGAGGAATGCGTCATCGGCCGGGAAGTGATTGCTGGTTGCTTGTAACCGACCTCGGCGGCCGGTCTCGGCCGCACGACATTCAACTGATCTGTGGAGAGGATATGAAAGCAACGCTTGGCAAGAGACTCGCAGTTTCCTTGATGGTGACGGCATTCGGCGCGTCTGTTGCGCCATTGGCGAATGCACAGGACAGCGCGGGCGCAACCGCCAACGGCACGACACAAGCCGCACCCACGAGCAAGGCCGAAAAGAAGGCGGCGCAGAAGGCCGAGCGCAAGCAGGCGCGCGCGAAGAAGAACGCCGAACTCAAGAAGCTCGAGGCAGCGGGCTACGATCCGGCAAAGCGTGACGACGCCACTTATCCGCAGGACATCCAGAACGCGCAGAAGAAAGCCGGCATCGGGCAAGGCGCGAGCAAGTAGGCTTTTTGCGTGACGCCGCTTCGGTTGCTTCGGTTGCTTTGGTCGATCGAAGCGGCGATGCCGTCTTTATCCGCGCGCGGTCGCGCGCTCCGGCACGCACGTGAACGAAACGGTGGACGTCTGCTCTTCCAGCGAGCGCACGCCGCTCGTCGCTTCCGACCTGACCGCGGCACGCTGCGAGCGCTGCTTGCAATAGTCGTTGGCGGCGTCCATCGCGGCATTGCGCGCGGTGACCCACGACATGCGTGTGCCGGTCGCCTTGCCGGTTACGGTGAAGGTGTCCGGCTGTGCGCCGACGGTGACATCGCTCGTCGTGCCGCATGCGGCGAGCAGGAACGACAACGCAATCGCGCCAAGCGCGCGTCGCGTCGAAAGTATTGATCTGAGGGAATCGAACATACGCTTCTGAACCGTGAATTTCGAGATACGGCCCGAATAGTACAAGCGCCTGAGAAATTTTTCACGGACGGCAGGGAAGGCGCCGTGCCATCGGGTTCCGGAAAGCGGTCGCGCAGCGTTGGCCGCGCGCCTTTTCACGATTGACCGCTCAGGCTTTCGACTGTTCCCGCGTTTGCGTTTGCGTTTGCATCACGACTGGGCGATGCGTTCCAGCAGACGCTGCAGGCGCGAATGCTGGCAAGGCGCGAGGCCGGGCGTGGCGAGCGCCTGCACGACGCGGCCGCGCCAATACGTCTTCGAAAAGAGCGAATTCGCGCCTTCGAGGCTCAGCACCTGTTCGAGATGCTCGATGGCCGAGTCGAGGTGGCCGATGCTGTATTGAGGTGCTGCTGCGTGATAGTGGATCATCGCGCGATACGCCGGGAAGCGGATGGGTCGAATGAGAAAACAGCGCGCGCCGGGCGCGCGCCGTTCGACGGCATCAGCTCATGTGCTGGCCGCCGTTGATGGCGATGTTCGAGCCGGTCACGAAGCCCGCGTCTTCCGAACACAGGAACGCGACGAGCGCCGCGACTTCTTCAGGCCTGCCGAGACGGCCGGCCGGAATCTGCGGAATGATCTTCGTGTCGAGAATTTCCTGCGGAATCGCGGTCACCATCTTGGTCGCGAGATAGCCCGGCGAGATCGTGTTGACGGTCACGCCCTTCTTCGCCACTTCGAGCGCGAGCGACTTCGTGAAGCCGTGCATGCCCGCCTTCGCGGCGGCATAGTTCGTCTGACCGATCTGCCCTTTCGAACCGTTCACCGACGAAATATTGATGATGCGGCCCCAGCCGCGCGACACCATTTCTTCGCACACCGGCTTCGTCATGTTGAAGACCGAATCGAGATTGGTGCGCAGCACGTCGTCCCAATTGACCTTGGTCATCTTCTTGAAGGTCGTGTCTTTCGTGATGCCCGCATTGTTCACGAGGATGTCGATCGGGCCGACTTCGGCCTGGATCTTCGCCACGCAGTGCTGCGCGGAATCGTAATCGGCG from Caballeronia insecticola includes these protein-coding regions:
- a CDS encoding DUF2325 domain-containing protein — protein: MQTPPFQLARTNALGHRDACCQPTEADLRTSRRRARLAELDSHLHCSIIGTCLSTGELRKLVPKFTDLDRYHASDLEIHHAAVELAIAGGAGAKALNKALDERYSGAIRRFEAARDSEALLDLWNDALKSGDIPPAYWAVMSHPHASIEVRQSAFGELHMLSHLVGAANRADIRRLVALEADNQALRDKLERQQARLLELSAERDASLRQANEHALQLAALAERKPDLSTAQLAAEVERLRDKIDDGERRLALHTSRREAAEQRAQQDGERTRALRNQLGDAQALLKIVQAECAALERATLDAAAQYNAQFNAQSNTQPDARRRAVAWLSGKRIVYVGGRPNSNAVLKSLAEAAGGELIVHDGGVEDRKGLLAAALPNADVVLFPVDCIDHDSMNTLKRVCERHGVEYAPLRTASVASFVEFVARLTASAQTARAGSPPPSAFCLRHG
- the lpdA gene encoding dihydrolipoyl dehydrogenase, which produces MIVIGSGPGGYIAAIRAAQLGRKVACVEEWINPAGKPKLGGTCLNVGCIPSKALLASSEKFESAKLHFVDHGIGMDNLSVDIGKMVGRKEAIVEKITGGVEFLFRKNKITWLKGHGKLTGKAGGNFKIDVSGDGKTESHTAQHVIIATGSKARHLPNVPVDNRIVSDNEGALAFDAVPKKLAVIGAGVIGLELGSVWRRLGAEVTILEALPEFLGTTDAALQKEAAKLFKKQGLTIHLGVKIDGVKTTDSSVSISYKDKDGNAQTLDADRLIVSIGRVPNTDDLGLDSIGLAADERGFIPVDGHCATKVPNVYAIGDVVRGPMLAHKAEDEGVLVAEIIDGQKPHIDYNCIPWVIYTHPEIAWVGQTEQALKAEGREIKAGQFPMLANGRAMGMGETDGFIKVIADAKTDEILGVHIISANASDLIAEAVVAMEFKAASEDIGRICHPHPSLSEVMREAALAVDKRALNI
- a CDS encoding response regulator — protein: MPLQSGVDEASFRRILFRNIALPLGTGVVTAVAFVALVLYLLSGINWVEHSERVIGNAQEIGRLVSEKESAIRGFLITGDEAFLAPFDTAKPKLSADIDTLAELVKDNAPQVDRLIRIRALQAQWDKVADNLLDARRNGHDAAELVRAGRGGPERAETERELAAFLNIEQTLRLERVESATRLTTIIVVVFLVLSLTLSVTLAVFGRRELMGLSGAFGAAIDEQERQTRALQEQAWLREGQTQLAERVIGRQSLDQLCQTILDFLSDYLKVSLGAFYVRDTDGALKRTASFGFDPAGATVPDSLAGVKSLVGQAVHARKLTSVNAVPSDYWKVTSALGASAPASLVIVPIENEGQTNGAIELGAMHTLTDRDQQFLSAVSGNIGDFVEAAQYRERLQRVLDETQQLNEELQMQQEELRTTNEELEQQTTALSQAQAYLANQKSELEQTNDQLAEQARVLDERNAALNSAQGELEQRADALQRASRYKSEFLANMSHELRTPLNSSLILAKLLSENKHGNLTVDQVKYAQTIYSAGNDLLNLINDILDLSKVEAGKLDLHIEDVPLQRIMDSLARTFEPLARQKKLRLDIRNEIDEYPSLTTDFRRLEQILKNLLSNAVKFTDAGAVTLTLKCAGEGAVQFVVTDTGIGIAPDQQAAIFEAFQQADGTTSRHYGGTGLGLSISRSLAHLLGGEIALRSTQGAGSTFTLTMPAVYDPESSLAALPAANIEASAPIVVDEKPAEKIEVIHVIDDDRDDTTTGRRLVLVIEDEPAFAQVLLDQAHELNYRCIVSGTASEAQKLAQERAPNAILLDIGLPDRSGLVLLQELKANPKTRHIPVHVVSASDRSDAALHLGAIGYAVKPTTREQLMSIFQRLEEKSSQKIKRVLLVEDDARQRQSIVELISDTDVEITPVEFGRDALELLKTTIFDCMIIDLKLPDMQGGDLLRRMAGIDTYSFPPVIVYTGRTLTHEEEAELMRYSQSIIIKGARSPERLLDEVTLFLHKVETDLSADRQAMLHVSRARDRVLDGRRVLLVDDDIRNIFSLSSALEHQGLKVEIGRNGFEAIETLDKNPDIDIVLMDVMMPGMDGLEATRRIREDARFRKLPVIAITAKAMKDDQEQCLAAGASDYLAKPIDIDRLYSLLRVWMPRRV
- the phbB gene encoding acetoacetyl-CoA reductase, giving the protein MTKRIAVVTGGMGGLGEAISIKLHDAGFAVVVTHSPGNATVSEWLASMDRQGRNFRAYPVDVADYDSAQHCVAKIQAEVGPIDILVNNAGITKDTTFKKMTKVNWDDVLRTNLDSVFNMTKPVCEEMVSRGWGRIINISSVNGSKGQIGQTNYAAAKAGMHGFTKSLALEVAKKGVTVNTISPGYLATKMVTAIPQEILDTKIIPQIPAGRLGRPEEVAALVAFLCSEDAGFVTGSNIAINGGQHMS